In one window of Acanthochromis polyacanthus isolate Apoly-LR-REF ecotype Palm Island chromosome 8, KAUST_Apoly_ChrSc, whole genome shotgun sequence DNA:
- the syt8 gene encoding synaptotagmin VIII translates to MSPIHQEPNSSQPLFFTELDATNVTVTDHSTTTITFTTSPSTNTTVNPAANFFNDLLNKIPLPRWALYTIFVAGGLLILLFCLCICIKCCCKGKKKKQQKKKNEQINLKGMDGKTTTALVQPDVGDVDYGSTKKQRGKLLYSLDYNAALSELTVGIKQANSLKAMDIGGSSDPYVKVYICPDKSKTCETKVFRNTLNPVYNEQFTFQLSKSTLLKSVVVMKVFDFNRFSKHEIIGELRVQLCNVDWNHVIEEWQDLAEPAKFEEENLGEICFSLRYVPTASKLTVVILEAKNLKGMDAGGSSDPYVKVQLALDKRKWKKRKTSIKRKTLNPYYNESFTFDVTFEQIQRINLVISVWDHDDISRNDALGKIFLGCDATGNQLRHWADMLSNPRRPVAQWHSLLSAEQVNSTLTLKKKIPIPSKLVENTRWSSK, encoded by the exons ATGTCTCCCATCCATCAAGAGCCAAATTCTTCTCAGCCATTATTCTTCACAGAACTTGATGCAACAAACGTCACTGTTACTGATcactccaccaccaccatcaccttCACTACCTCACCCAGCACTAACACCACTGTCAACCCAGCTGCTAACTTCTTCAACGACTTGCTTAACAAGATCCCCT TGCCTCGATGGGCGCTCTACACCATCTTTGTGGCCGGTGGGCTGCTGATTCTGCTCTTCTGTCTGTGTATCTGCATAAAGTGCTGCTGCAAaggcaagaagaagaagcagcagaagaaaaagaatgaGCAGATCAATCTGAAGGGGATGGatggaaaaacaaccacagcgCTA GTTCAACCAGATGTGGGTGATGTTGACTACGGCTCGACCaaaaagcagagaggaaagCTGCTCTACTCACTAGATTACAATGCAGCTCTTTCTGAG CTCACAGTGGGAATCAAACAAGCCAACAGCCTGAAGGCCATGGACATAGGAGGAAGCTCAGACCCATACGTCAAAGTGTACATCTGCCCTGACAAGTCCAAAACCTGTGAGACCAAGGTGTTCAGAAACACACTGAACCCTGTCTACAATGAGCAATTCACCTTCCAG CTGTCCAAATCGACCCTCCTGAAGTCGGTAGTGGTGATGAAGGTGTTTGATTTCAACCGATTCTCCAAACATGAAATCATCGGTGAGCTCAGGGTGCAGCTCTGCAATGTCGATTGGAACCACGTCATTGAAGAGTGGCAGGACCTGGCTGAGCCCGCCAAGTTTGag GAAGAAAACCTGGGGGAGATCTGCTTCTCTCTGCGCTATGTTCCTACTGCCAGCAAACTGACTGTGGTGATCTTGGAAGCCAAAAACTTGAAGGGCATGGATGCTGGAGGAAGTTCAG aTCCATATGTCAAGGTGCAGCTGGCTCTAGACAAGAGAAagtggaagaaaaggaagacgTCCATAAAAAGGAAGACGCTGAACCCTTATTATAATGAATCCTTCACTTTTGATGTGACATTTGAACAAATCCAG AGGATCAACCTTGTCATCTCTGTGTGGGACCATGACGACATAAGCAGGAACGACGCTTTAGGAAAGATTTTTCTGGGTTGTGACGCTACAGGGAACCAACTGAGGCACTGGGCTGACATGTTGTCCAACCCACGGCGGCCAGTTGCTCAGTGGCACAGCCTGCTGTCGGCTGAGCAGGTCAACTCTACCTTGACTCTGAAAAAGAAGATCCCAATCCCCAGCAAACTGGTTGAAAACACAAGGTGGAgttcaaaatga